In one window of Cytophagaceae bacterium ABcell3 DNA:
- the nusB gene encoding transcription antitermination factor NusB yields the protein MLNRRLLRIKVMQALYALKQSEISNYHNAAVYIDEAYAPDLNAAESPDLKKLEANKKVAKALFEQAYKSGSPAADKESEHVLEVVHNAIDQYYNSNKKDQRHYLRLLKEDTEDIYSRYIGILNLIIELGDYALEYENEKKSRYLKNAGNGVSGKLFAENSLLGILRGSAELEKERARRNIKWPSSFVKKFYKEALLKDETFLEYLNSGSSDFEKDKKVVVYIAKNLIFKNKITREYFEEEDISWAENKSIISGLINKTFKEVSSPEDQLELIELSPNWEEDKEFFVELFERTLSNEGRLEEIISGKAENWDIERIASTDNVILKMALAEMLYFPSIPVKVTINEYIELSKIYSTPRSKKFINGLLDSLALELGDKGLIRKSGRGLIDNK from the coding sequence ATGCTAAACAGAAGGTTATTAAGAATTAAAGTGATGCAGGCATTATATGCCTTAAAGCAGTCGGAGATTTCTAACTATCACAATGCGGCTGTGTATATAGATGAAGCTTATGCTCCAGACCTAAATGCAGCCGAAAGTCCAGACCTAAAAAAGCTTGAGGCAAATAAAAAAGTAGCAAAAGCCCTGTTTGAGCAAGCTTACAAATCAGGAAGTCCAGCAGCAGACAAAGAGAGTGAACATGTACTTGAAGTGGTGCATAATGCTATTGATCAATACTATAATTCTAACAAAAAAGATCAAAGACATTATTTAAGACTACTAAAAGAGGATACCGAAGATATTTATTCCAGATACATTGGCATACTTAACCTCATTATTGAGCTAGGTGATTATGCATTGGAATATGAAAACGAAAAAAAATCAAGATATCTAAAAAATGCCGGGAATGGTGTTTCCGGCAAGCTATTTGCGGAAAACAGTTTGCTGGGTATACTAAGAGGAAGTGCTGAACTGGAAAAAGAGCGGGCAAGGCGTAACATCAAATGGCCTTCCAGTTTTGTTAAAAAGTTTTACAAAGAAGCACTGCTTAAGGACGAAACATTCCTCGAATACTTGAATTCAGGCAGCTCCGATTTTGAAAAAGACAAAAAGGTTGTTGTTTATATAGCTAAAAACCTTATTTTTAAGAATAAAATTACCCGTGAATATTTTGAGGAGGAGGATATTAGCTGGGCAGAGAATAAAAGCATTATTAGCGGGTTGATAAACAAGACTTTTAAGGAAGTATCTTCCCCGGAAGACCAGCTTGAGTTGATTGAGCTGTCTCCAAACTGGGAAGAAGACAAAGAATTTTTTGTTGAACTTTTTGAAAGAACATTGAGTAATGAAGGTAGGTTAGAAGAAATAATCTCCGGGAAAGCAGAGAATTGGGATATTGAAAGGATTGCTTCTACTGACAATGTAATTCTTAAAATGGCGCTTGCGGAGATGTTATACTTCCCTAGCATTCCAGTCAAAGTTACCATCAATGAATATATAGAACTTTCAAAAATATACAGTACGCCCCGGAGCAAAAAGTTCATTAATGGATTGCTCGATAGTCTTGCCCTCGAATTGGGAGACAAAGGGTTGATCAGGAAAAGTGGAAGAGGTTTAATTGATAATAAATAA
- the coaE gene encoding dephospho-CoA kinase (Dephospho-CoA kinase (CoaE) performs the final step in coenzyme A biosynthesis.), with protein sequence MSRKPLKIGITGGIGSGKTTVCKIFQFLGIPVYNADERAKWLMQHDDSLKTALAAEFGSAIFNDGGSLDRKALASIVFNNQEQLEKLNAIVHPAVGKDFDQWAESYPDSPYVLKEAALLIESGSYKKLFRTIMVHAPEEVRMQRVLARDSFRTEDDVKKIMESQMPEKEKTSKCDHVIYNDGVNMVTPQVIKLHELFILIYENQPADKQQ encoded by the coding sequence ATGTCAAGAAAACCTCTTAAAATTGGTATTACCGGTGGTATCGGTAGTGGGAAAACTACCGTATGTAAAATTTTTCAATTTTTAGGCATTCCTGTTTATAATGCTGATGAGCGTGCAAAATGGTTAATGCAACATGATGATAGCCTGAAAACAGCGCTGGCAGCAGAGTTCGGAAGTGCTATTTTCAATGATGGAGGTTCACTCGACCGGAAGGCGCTTGCAAGTATCGTGTTCAATAACCAAGAACAACTAGAAAAGCTTAATGCCATCGTACACCCTGCGGTAGGTAAAGATTTTGACCAATGGGCGGAAAGTTATCCCGATTCGCCTTATGTGTTGAAGGAAGCGGCCTTATTAATTGAATCTGGTTCATATAAGAAACTTTTTCGTACCATTATGGTGCATGCGCCGGAAGAAGTCCGTATGCAACGTGTCTTGGCGAGAGATTCTTTTAGGACTGAAGATGATGTTAAAAAGATTATGGAAAGCCAAATGCCTGAAAAGGAGAAGACTTCCAAATGTGATCATGTAATCTATAATGATGGAGTAAACATGGTTACTCCTCAGGTTATCAAATTGCACGAGCTTTTTATCTTGATTTACGAAAACCAACCTGCCGATAAGCAACAGTAG
- a CDS encoding DUF1573 domain-containing protein: MKKSILVLFLAASVGVFSSCESPEKVNEAGVVSLDSEKKKTEEMGTTEVSFKEMEHDFGTILEGEVVGHVFKFTNTGDKPLRILDAKASCGCTVPEWTKDPIAPGEEGKLEVKYNSSGKSGVIDKTVTVTANTDPAETVLHVKANVRKLDSSAGPVRN; encoded by the coding sequence ATGAAAAAAAGTATTCTTGTATTGTTTCTTGCGGCTTCTGTTGGTGTATTTTCTTCTTGTGAAAGCCCAGAAAAAGTAAATGAAGCTGGTGTTGTCTCTTTAGATTCTGAAAAGAAAAAAACAGAAGAAATGGGTACTACTGAAGTATCTTTCAAAGAAATGGAACATGATTTCGGTACCATTCTTGAAGGTGAAGTAGTAGGACATGTGTTTAAATTTACTAACACAGGTGACAAACCTTTAAGAATACTTGACGCTAAAGCCTCATGTGGCTGCACTGTACCGGAGTGGACTAAAGATCCAATAGCTCCGGGTGAAGAAGGAAAGCTCGAAGTTAAGTACAATAGCTCAGGAAAATCTGGTGTAATTGACAAGACTGTTACAGTTACTGCTAATACAGATCCTGCTGAAACCGTTTTGCACGTAAAAGCTAATGTAAGAAAACTTGACAGTTCTGCTGGTCCTGTTAGAAACTAA
- the yajC gene encoding preprotein translocase subunit YajC, with protein sequence MLNLIFLQADPGGGGMSTLILFAAIIVIFYFFMIRPQQKKQKEQKAYREGLKKGDSVVTIGGLHGRISSIESDDTIILEVDKGVKLKFEKSSVSMEVSKKAQDSK encoded by the coding sequence ATGTTGAACTTGATTTTTTTGCAGGCTGATCCAGGTGGGGGAGGCATGAGTACTTTGATCCTTTTTGCAGCGATAATCGTGATATTTTACTTTTTCATGATTAGACCTCAACAAAAAAAACAGAAGGAGCAAAAAGCTTATAGAGAAGGCCTTAAAAAAGGCGATAGTGTCGTTACTATTGGTGGATTGCATGGACGGATTAGCAGCATAGAGTCTGATGATACCATCATACTTGAAGTGGACAAAGGGGTCAAACTGAAGTTTGAAAAGTCGTCTGTCTCTATGGAAGTCAGCAAAAAAGCACAGGATAGTAAATAA
- a CDS encoding isocitrate/isopropylmalate family dehydrogenase, which produces MSRIVTLMPGDGIGPEIVESVKEIFSAAGVPIGWEEEDAGQVALDKKGELIPKSLLESLERNKIGLKGPISTPVGKGFKSVNIQLRQYFDLHANIRPCKSIPGLKTRFDNVDLVTFRENTEGLYAGLEIFDERLGIADSIGRITVNGCERLIRSAFEYAQKHKRKRVTLVHKANILKIAGATFLDAGKKVAKDFPEVELDDIIIDNMCMQLVSRPENFDVIATTNLFGDILSDLCAGLVGGLGITPGANMGKDVAIFEAVHGSAPDIAGKGIANPTALLKSGIMMLEHLELTEHASKISKAVDMALANEETRTGDLKGKANTKQFTSNVIENLSKV; this is translated from the coding sequence ATGAGTAGGATAGTTACTTTGATGCCCGGAGATGGTATTGGTCCAGAGATTGTCGAATCTGTAAAAGAAATTTTTAGCGCGGCAGGCGTACCTATTGGCTGGGAGGAAGAAGATGCAGGGCAGGTCGCTTTGGACAAAAAAGGGGAGTTGATCCCAAAGTCTTTGTTGGAGTCTTTAGAGAGGAATAAAATAGGTCTTAAAGGCCCCATCTCTACTCCGGTTGGAAAAGGATTTAAAAGTGTCAATATTCAGTTAAGGCAATACTTTGACTTGCACGCTAATATCAGACCGTGCAAATCTATACCAGGATTGAAAACCAGGTTTGACAATGTTGACCTTGTCACTTTTAGGGAAAATACAGAAGGTCTTTATGCTGGACTAGAAATTTTTGACGAGCGTTTAGGTATTGCTGACTCTATTGGCAGAATTACTGTAAACGGTTGTGAAAGGTTGATTCGTTCTGCTTTTGAATATGCACAAAAGCATAAAAGAAAGCGTGTTACGTTAGTTCATAAAGCTAATATTTTGAAAATTGCAGGGGCAACTTTCTTGGACGCCGGAAAAAAAGTTGCAAAAGATTTCCCTGAAGTGGAACTAGATGACATAATAATTGATAATATGTGTATGCAGTTAGTATCAAGGCCTGAAAACTTTGATGTAATTGCTACTACTAATTTGTTTGGTGATATCCTTTCTGACCTGTGTGCAGGTTTGGTCGGAGGTTTAGGCATTACGCCAGGAGCTAATATGGGCAAAGATGTTGCTATCTTTGAAGCTGTGCATGGTTCTGCCCCTGATATAGCAGGGAAAGGCATTGCAAATCCAACGGCTTTGCTAAAATCAGGAATAATGATGCTTGAGCATCTTGAGTTGACTGAACATGCAAGCAAAATTTCTAAAGCTGTCGATATGGCACTGGCCAATGAAGAAACCAGAACCGGCGATTTAAAAGGAAAGGCTAATACTAAACAATTTACTTCGAACGTAATTGAAAATTTAAGTAAGGTTTAA
- a CDS encoding YtxH domain-containing protein — MSKRSGTLLAFLAGATAGAAAGILFAPDKGKNTRDRLSFQVERYRKRLEEIVDQLMAENDLPPSAAREEGQKIINEAKKQAEALLNDVENLIDQIKNKKEHE; from the coding sequence ATGAGTAAAAGATCAGGGACATTATTAGCATTTCTTGCAGGCGCTACAGCAGGTGCGGCAGCAGGAATATTGTTCGCACCCGACAAAGGTAAAAATACACGAGACCGTTTAAGTTTTCAGGTAGAGCGATACCGGAAAAGGCTCGAAGAAATTGTTGATCAATTAATGGCTGAAAATGATCTGCCCCCTAGTGCTGCAAGGGAGGAAGGTCAGAAAATTATTAATGAAGCTAAGAAGCAGGCAGAAGCGCTTCTTAACGATGTAGAAAACCTGATTGATCAAATTAAAAACAAAAAAGAGCATGAGTAG
- a CDS encoding KpsF/GutQ family sugar-phosphate isomerase codes for MKLAKNINLIARNVLINEADAIRKLVEFVDEDFERCVEAILKLKGRVVVTGIGKSAIIASKIVATLNSTGTPAVFMHAADAIHGDLGMVLEDDMVICISKSGNTSEIKVLVPLIRRTKAKMVALVGNKNSYLAKNSDFVLNASVEREACPHNLAPTTSTTAALALGDALAVCLIESRNFTSRDFATYHPGGALGKKLYLKVSDIYPQHELPLVKSQSSVRDVIVEISSKRLGATAVVDEEGELCGIITDGDLRRMLNKFEDMANIKAVDIMTANPRTIEHDEYAVNALNMMQGSNITQLVVVKNRRVVGFIHIHDLLKEGLI; via the coding sequence TTGAAATTAGCAAAAAATATTAATTTAATAGCAAGAAATGTTTTAATAAATGAAGCCGATGCTATCCGTAAGCTTGTAGAGTTTGTTGATGAGGATTTTGAAAGGTGTGTGGAAGCAATACTCAAATTAAAGGGAAGGGTGGTGGTAACTGGCATTGGTAAAAGTGCTATTATTGCAAGCAAGATTGTGGCAACATTGAATTCTACCGGAACTCCTGCCGTTTTCATGCATGCAGCAGACGCCATTCATGGAGATTTGGGGATGGTTTTAGAAGACGATATGGTTATCTGTATTTCCAAAAGTGGTAACACTTCTGAGATAAAAGTTTTGGTGCCTTTGATTAGAAGAACGAAGGCGAAAATGGTGGCTTTGGTGGGAAATAAAAATTCTTACCTTGCTAAAAATTCTGATTTTGTTTTAAATGCATCTGTAGAAAGGGAAGCTTGCCCGCATAACTTGGCGCCTACTACCAGTACTACGGCAGCGCTTGCGCTAGGAGATGCATTGGCTGTTTGCCTTATTGAAAGCCGTAATTTTACCAGCAGGGATTTTGCTACCTACCATCCGGGTGGGGCTTTAGGAAAAAAACTTTATCTGAAGGTTTCGGATATTTATCCTCAGCATGAACTGCCTTTGGTCAAAAGTCAAAGCTCGGTGAGGGATGTTATCGTTGAGATTAGCTCAAAAAGGCTTGGGGCGACAGCAGTCGTTGATGAAGAAGGGGAATTGTGCGGTATCATTACTGATGGTGACTTGAGAAGGATGCTCAACAAGTTTGAGGACATGGCTAATATTAAAGCGGTTGATATAATGACTGCCAATCCGCGTACTATTGAGCATGACGAATATGCGGTAAATGCATTAAATATGATGCAAGGCTCAAACATTACCCAACTTGTGGTAGTAAAAAATAGGAGGGTCGTTGGTTTTATTCATATTCATGACCTTCTGAAAGAAGGACTGATTTAA
- a CDS encoding mannose-1-phosphate guanylyltransferase, protein MGNKNYYAVIMAGGIGSRFWPFSREKHPKQFHDVLGTGKSMIQQTVERFEGVCPLENIFIVTNKAYVSLVKEQLPFLSKDQILAEPIGRNTAPCIAYACYKIQKKNPEANVVVAPSDHVILKEEEFKRKILFALEAASASDNLITLGIKPSRPDTGYGYIQYINDNSEGLKKVKTFTEKPVLELAQKFLESGDFVWNAGIFVWSVKNIINSFRTHMSEMADVFEEGAKSYYTDQEEVFINRAYSLCKNISIDYGIMEKAENVYVVLSDFGWSDLGTWKSLYDILDKNEDGNVLQGDILTYDTKDCIVKTPSDKLVVIDGLEDFIVAEYDGVLMICRKSDEQRVKDFVSDVKARKDKRYI, encoded by the coding sequence ATGGGTAACAAAAATTATTATGCGGTCATCATGGCCGGTGGCATTGGCAGCCGGTTTTGGCCTTTCAGCAGGGAAAAGCATCCAAAGCAATTTCACGATGTCCTTGGTACTGGAAAATCCATGATTCAGCAAACAGTGGAACGCTTTGAGGGGGTTTGTCCACTGGAAAATATTTTTATAGTGACTAATAAAGCTTATGTTTCCCTTGTAAAGGAACAGTTGCCTTTTTTGTCCAAAGATCAAATTTTGGCTGAGCCAATTGGCAGAAACACGGCCCCTTGTATTGCTTATGCATGTTATAAAATACAAAAGAAAAACCCTGAGGCTAACGTGGTAGTGGCGCCTTCGGACCATGTTATATTAAAAGAAGAAGAGTTTAAAAGGAAGATTCTCTTTGCGCTGGAAGCTGCATCTGCATCTGACAATCTTATAACCTTGGGTATTAAACCGTCCAGGCCTGATACAGGCTATGGGTATATCCAATATATTAATGACAATTCAGAAGGGTTGAAAAAAGTTAAGACCTTTACTGAAAAGCCAGTGTTAGAGCTTGCGCAGAAGTTTTTGGAAAGTGGCGATTTTGTATGGAATGCTGGGATATTTGTCTGGAGTGTTAAAAATATCATTAATAGCTTTAGGACCCACATGTCTGAAATGGCAGATGTGTTTGAAGAAGGGGCCAAGTCATACTATACTGATCAGGAGGAAGTTTTTATCAATAGGGCATATTCTTTGTGTAAAAATATTTCTATTGATTATGGTATTATGGAAAAGGCTGAGAATGTGTATGTAGTTTTAAGTGATTTTGGATGGTCTGACCTAGGTACCTGGAAGTCGTTGTATGATATTTTAGATAAGAATGAAGACGGAAATGTTTTACAAGGTGATATCTTGACTTATGATACCAAAGATTGTATTGTAAAAACTCCATCTGACAAGCTTGTGGTCATAGATGGCTTGGAGGATTTTATTGTGGCTGAATATGATGGTGTACTTATGATTTGCCGTAAATCGGACGAGCAGCGGGTGAAAGACTTTGTGTCTGATGTAAAAGCTAGAAAAGATAAACGCTATATCTGA
- a CDS encoding heavy-metal-associated domain-containing protein, with the protein MKLKNIKIAAIALLSPMLFSCGGDSAALTEESFYVRGNCGMCEKRIESTIKEIPGVSSADWDVKSKNLTVSFDSTKIDVKTLHSAVANRGHETKEVDMDQEAHDDLPQCCQKYNHGHENDEH; encoded by the coding sequence ATGAAACTAAAAAATATTAAAATTGCAGCCATAGCCTTACTTTCTCCTATGTTATTCTCTTGTGGTGGTGACTCAGCAGCATTAACAGAAGAGTCTTTCTATGTTAGAGGAAACTGTGGCATGTGCGAAAAAAGAATCGAATCTACTATTAAAGAAATACCTGGCGTGTCCAGTGCAGACTGGGATGTAAAGTCCAAAAACCTAACGGTATCTTTCGATTCAACAAAAATTGACGTAAAAACTTTACATAGCGCAGTAGCCAATAGAGGCCATGAAACAAAAGAAGTTGACATGGACCAAGAAGCTCATGACGACCTACCTCAATGTTGTCAAAAATACAACCATGGCCATGAAAACGATGAGCATTAA
- a CDS encoding ABC transporter ATP-binding protein — protein MASLTYLNKYLYKYKKRLLLGVVFVILANIFATVQGPVIREVIDFLSVAFQEYQQVEQEDAKAALKSDIYASITNYSLLIIGLALVSGIFLYFQRQLIIGVSRYIEYDLKNEIYAHYQTLPLTFYRKHSTGDLMARISEDVNHVRMYLGPALMYGINLTILFFIILSYMLSVNVSLTLYALLPLPLLSLSIWYVSTIINKKSTQIQQSLSTLSNYVQEAFSGIRVIKAFVREKNSTERFIDISNDYRKRSLELARVHAFFHPLVLMLTGISTIIIIYVGGRKVIGEEISFGNIVEFIFYLNKLTWPFASLGWTTSLIQRAAASQTRINEFLNTKTDIVSKKNIRKEIEGGIEFKNVSFVYPDSGIKALTDISFKTPPGASIGIIGATGSGKTTLANLICRMYDPTKGSIEIDGVNSKDYDPSHLRSHIGYVPQDVFLFSDSIRNNLTFGAGQLPENKVVRYAEQADLLANIEAFPKKFETVLGERGITLSGGQKQRLSIARAIAREPKILILDDCLSAVDTKTENTILNSIKQVMKNRTTIIIAHRISSVKLAENIIVLSEGKIVEQGKHKELLQKKGLYRDMYQKQLHGFEEHKDQ, from the coding sequence GTGGCTTCATTAACTTATTTAAATAAATATCTATACAAATACAAAAAAAGACTTCTTCTTGGAGTAGTATTTGTAATATTGGCCAATATTTTTGCCACCGTACAAGGGCCTGTCATAAGAGAAGTTATAGATTTTCTGTCAGTTGCATTTCAAGAATACCAACAGGTTGAGCAAGAGGACGCCAAAGCAGCCCTGAAAAGTGACATTTATGCTTCCATTACCAATTACAGTTTACTCATCATAGGGCTAGCCCTTGTCAGCGGTATTTTTCTATACTTCCAGCGCCAATTGATTATTGGTGTTTCCAGGTATATTGAATATGACTTAAAAAATGAAATATACGCGCACTATCAAACACTGCCGCTGACTTTTTACCGCAAGCACAGTACTGGCGACCTTATGGCCAGGATTTCGGAAGATGTAAACCATGTCAGGATGTATTTAGGCCCTGCCCTCATGTATGGCATCAACCTTACCATTCTTTTTTTTATTATTTTAAGCTACATGCTTTCTGTCAATGTCAGCCTGACCTTATATGCCTTATTGCCGCTTCCGCTGCTTTCCTTGAGCATATGGTATGTTAGCACCATCATAAACAAGAAGTCCACCCAAATACAACAAAGCCTCTCTACCCTGAGCAATTATGTTCAAGAAGCTTTTTCAGGCATAAGGGTAATCAAAGCATTTGTAAGGGAAAAAAACAGTACCGAAAGATTTATAGATATAAGCAATGATTACAGAAAACGTTCGCTAGAGCTGGCCAGGGTCCATGCTTTTTTTCATCCGCTGGTGTTGATGCTGACAGGTATCAGTACCATTATTATCATTTATGTCGGGGGCAGAAAAGTAATAGGCGAGGAAATATCTTTTGGAAATATTGTAGAGTTTATTTTCTACCTCAACAAACTTACTTGGCCTTTTGCCTCTCTTGGATGGACCACTAGCCTGATACAAAGAGCCGCCGCTTCCCAAACCCGAATCAACGAGTTTTTAAATACCAAAACAGATATTGTCTCTAAAAAAAATATCCGAAAAGAAATAGAAGGAGGAATTGAATTTAAGAATGTCAGTTTCGTATACCCTGACTCGGGTATAAAAGCATTGACTGACATTAGTTTCAAGACACCTCCCGGTGCATCTATAGGCATTATTGGAGCAACAGGCTCTGGGAAAACTACACTAGCCAACCTCATCTGTAGAATGTACGACCCTACAAAAGGTTCTATTGAGATAGACGGGGTCAATAGCAAAGATTATGACCCTAGCCATTTGCGTAGCCACATTGGATATGTTCCTCAAGATGTTTTCCTATTTTCTGATTCGATAAGGAACAACCTTACCTTTGGGGCTGGACAGCTTCCTGAAAACAAAGTGGTACGATATGCTGAACAAGCTGACCTGCTTGCAAACATCGAGGCGTTTCCTAAAAAGTTCGAAACAGTCTTGGGAGAAAGGGGAATTACCTTATCTGGTGGTCAAAAGCAAAGGCTGAGTATAGCTAGGGCCATTGCCAGAGAGCCTAAAATACTGATCCTGGACGACTGCCTTTCTGCGGTGGACACAAAAACAGAAAACACAATCTTGAACTCCATTAAGCAGGTAATGAAAAACCGAACTACTATTATCATAGCACATAGGATATCTTCAGTAAAGCTTGCTGAAAATATCATTGTCTTGAGTGAGGGCAAGATAGTTGAACAAGGTAAACATAAGGAGCTGCTTCAGAAAAAAGGGCTTTACAGAGACATGTACCAAAAACAACTTCACGGCTTTGAGGAACATAAGGATCAGTAG
- a CDS encoding IS5 family transposase — protein MQKTPKRRAPRCEYSSPSQLSIIGFETPFHNQLDPNNRWVLLSNKIPWDELVNLYNKRNPPKKTGRPALNPRVLIGVVIIKHILNLDDRETVAQITENMYLQYFLGYSSYIKEPPFDPSLFVDIRKRLGQELINAMNERIHEFYMEKAPKKVDKTTKGKNDPPSFASGQESNKGEAIFDATACPQDIIYPTDLGLLNKAREITQQIIDELHCKNTQGKKPRTYRKIARKTYLKVAQNKNPSRKVIRKGIKAQLQYLRRNFKTIEKQLDSFEVFPLCHRTQRSYWVIQTLYEQQLGMFKNRGHHVADRIVSIHQPHVRPIVRGKSRAKTEFGAKIHLSMVDGFSFLDTVSWEAFNEGSHLVDYVEKYRKRFGFYPAKVLADKIYCTRENRKWLKGKGIKLAAKPLGRPSAKAVENHVSPGERNPVEGKFGQAKNSYGMNRIRARLKNTSQTWIASIILVLNLVKLTRQALYFLSFSAWHKSIFNIIRGLKDVFERMTIKNRPGERSGPVFYIC, from the coding sequence ATGCAGAAGACCCCTAAAAGGCGTGCACCACGCTGCGAATATTCAAGTCCCAGCCAGTTGTCAATTATTGGTTTCGAGACACCGTTTCATAATCAGCTTGACCCCAACAACCGGTGGGTTTTGCTCAGCAACAAAATTCCATGGGATGAACTTGTCAATCTCTACAACAAACGCAATCCTCCAAAAAAGACAGGGAGACCGGCGCTTAACCCTCGTGTGCTGATTGGAGTGGTGATCATCAAGCATATCCTCAACCTGGATGATCGTGAGACAGTTGCCCAGATTACCGAAAACATGTATCTGCAATACTTTCTGGGGTACAGTTCTTATATCAAGGAGCCTCCATTTGATCCATCTTTGTTTGTAGATATCAGAAAACGGTTGGGGCAGGAACTTATCAATGCGATGAATGAAAGGATCCATGAGTTTTACATGGAAAAAGCCCCAAAAAAAGTTGACAAAACTACGAAAGGAAAAAATGACCCTCCTTCCTTTGCCAGTGGGCAAGAGTCTAACAAAGGAGAGGCAATCTTTGACGCAACTGCCTGTCCTCAAGATATCATTTACCCAACCGATTTGGGGCTGCTGAACAAAGCAAGGGAAATCACCCAACAGATCATAGATGAGCTTCATTGTAAAAATACCCAGGGGAAGAAACCAAGGACTTACAGAAAAATAGCTCGTAAAACCTATCTGAAGGTGGCCCAGAACAAGAATCCATCAAGAAAAGTAATTCGCAAAGGGATAAAAGCCCAGCTCCAATACCTTAGAAGAAACTTCAAGACCATTGAAAAGCAGCTGGACAGCTTTGAGGTTTTTCCTTTGTGTCATCGTACACAGCGGTCATACTGGGTCATTCAGACACTTTATGAACAACAGCTTGGCATGTTTAAGAACCGGGGCCACCATGTAGCAGATCGGATTGTTAGTATCCATCAGCCTCATGTGCGACCTATTGTACGGGGAAAGTCACGAGCCAAAACTGAATTTGGAGCCAAGATCCACCTTAGCATGGTGGATGGTTTTTCCTTTCTGGACACTGTGTCCTGGGAGGCTTTTAACGAGGGCAGTCATCTTGTTGATTACGTTGAAAAATATCGGAAACGGTTTGGTTTTTATCCTGCCAAAGTACTGGCAGACAAAATTTACTGCACCCGTGAAAACCGGAAGTGGTTGAAGGGAAAAGGAATAAAACTGGCAGCCAAACCTTTGGGCAGGCCATCCGCAAAGGCAGTGGAAAACCACGTAAGTCCAGGAGAGAGGAATCCGGTTGAAGGAAAGTTTGGACAAGCAAAAAACAGCTATGGGATGAACCGTATCCGTGCCAGACTTAAGAATACCAGCCAAACGTGGATCGCCTCAATAATCCTGGTGCTCAACCTGGTCAAATTGACCAGGCAGGCACTCTATTTTCTGAGTTTTTCAGCATGGCATAAGTCAATTTTTAACATAATTCGGGGTCTGAAAGACGTATTTGAAAGGATGACAATAAAAAACCGGCCTGGCGAGCGCTCAGGGCCGGTTTTTTACATATGTTAA